From Chromohalobacter canadensis, one genomic window encodes:
- a CDS encoding AMP-binding protein yields the protein MIPLNLIKEFASCRTDREAIADQQHSLTWQEYHDKVEIMFRNMHNTFNIYKIRSICYISPNRSELFILAAAAATLKIPFVGIDYTQKPENIKHMLDVSDCGLIVISSSFFLEEGIDIRSIIDLAPIIDLDNGLKAATHYSRLEELDSTTEPDIGQRTFKAISFTSGTSGPPKAAVRYASFDARRFNYFKSRYGFSSEDKYMLAMPMYHAAGNGWARLFMSLGATVIIAKPHDTKDMVRLIKSEKITASSMTPPLLLEVISHANGQEHIFKQNSLRFLLVGGKNFPIKLKLDALHILGPVVYEYYGTTETGVNTIAEPHDIMKQPTSVGKPYDGNKLLILDEQDRKLTDGEIGRVAVSSYMNMDEYHSIPHDTVEYVGDKYLLTAETGYIQGGLLFLMNRAQNAKGLKIYETENAISKHPGVRDLAIVPTDTNNSKVICGIVASDHTDGMKSKIYDFAKREIKKNKMKCSKMQFLEKIPYSPSGKVRMEELKNMLTDGPYISNDLKRPGMIAGILCLLLTTLSWGGMFPIAKNALLSMDAVHISLIRYGIASLILLILLAAKEGISALNPGRQVFKLYVFGSLGFAGFSILAFAGLAHTKPQHGAIIMALMPLISVIMIWVLKKQKPSNFTFGSIFFALLGVVLVVSKGSITSLAGGALLPNLVILLGAFCWVTYTIGASYIEGFSSLRYTAISAGLGSITIGGICLLTNMAGVTQIPSASILVGNILELSYLVVFAGVVAVFSWNHGIKTVGPVNGVLFINLVPITAFAIAFFSGDSIVPEEVFGSALVILSLIANNMYARGWFNFRNKTRLAY from the coding sequence ATGATACCGCTAAACTTAATCAAAGAGTTTGCTTCCTGCCGCACCGATAGGGAAGCTATCGCTGATCAACAACATAGCCTTACATGGCAGGAATACCATGATAAGGTAGAAATAATGTTTAGAAACATGCACAACACTTTTAATATTTATAAAATTAGAAGCATTTGCTACATTTCACCAAACAGGAGCGAGCTTTTCATCCTTGCTGCAGCTGCGGCCACATTGAAAATACCATTTGTCGGTATTGATTACACCCAGAAACCGGAGAACATCAAGCACATGCTCGATGTTTCAGATTGCGGCTTGATCGTTATATCCTCTTCGTTCTTCCTTGAAGAAGGAATTGACATTCGAAGCATTATCGATCTTGCCCCAATCATTGACCTTGATAATGGCCTCAAGGCAGCAACTCATTATTCTCGACTGGAAGAGCTTGACTCTACTACCGAGCCTGATATAGGCCAGAGAACATTCAAGGCCATATCATTCACTTCCGGCACCTCAGGACCTCCCAAAGCCGCAGTTCGTTATGCTTCCTTTGATGCCAGGCGTTTCAATTATTTCAAAAGTCGATACGGGTTCAGTTCCGAAGATAAATATATGCTGGCTATGCCCATGTACCATGCTGCTGGAAATGGTTGGGCCAGACTTTTTATGAGCTTGGGCGCAACGGTCATCATTGCTAAGCCACATGATACGAAGGATATGGTACGGCTAATAAAAAGCGAGAAAATTACAGCCAGCTCTATGACACCGCCACTGCTTTTAGAGGTCATCTCTCATGCCAACGGTCAGGAGCATATCTTTAAGCAAAATTCACTGCGATTTTTGCTTGTCGGAGGAAAAAACTTCCCTATAAAGCTAAAGCTAGATGCTCTGCACATCCTTGGCCCAGTAGTCTACGAGTATTATGGTACTACCGAAACCGGTGTTAATACTATCGCCGAACCTCACGATATCATGAAACAGCCCACTAGTGTGGGAAAACCATATGATGGTAACAAGCTTCTCATCCTTGACGAACAGGACCGTAAGCTCACTGACGGTGAGATCGGTCGCGTTGCAGTTTCGAGCTACATGAACATGGATGAGTATCACAGCATACCACATGATACTGTTGAATATGTTGGAGATAAATATTTACTGACTGCTGAAACCGGATATATACAAGGCGGACTACTATTCCTCATGAACCGAGCACAAAATGCTAAAGGCTTGAAGATTTATGAAACAGAAAACGCGATCAGCAAACACCCCGGGGTCAGGGATTTAGCAATAGTGCCGACTGACACTAATAACAGTAAGGTCATATGTGGAATAGTAGCTTCTGATCATACTGACGGGATGAAGTCTAAAATATATGACTTTGCTAAAAGGGAAATCAAAAAAAACAAGATGAAATGCAGCAAAATGCAGTTTCTCGAAAAGATCCCCTATTCCCCCTCAGGAAAAGTCAGGATGGAGGAACTGAAAAACATGCTGACTGATGGCCCTTATATCAGCAACGACCTCAAACGCCCCGGGATGATAGCGGGCATTCTATGTCTTTTGCTAACAACTTTATCATGGGGCGGAATGTTCCCTATTGCAAAAAATGCATTATTATCGATGGACGCTGTACATATCAGTCTGATCAGATATGGTATTGCATCCTTGATCCTGCTGATACTACTGGCAGCAAAAGAAGGCATCTCAGCACTCAACCCCGGCCGTCAGGTTTTCAAACTTTATGTATTCGGATCCCTCGGATTTGCTGGCTTCAGTATATTAGCTTTTGCTGGACTGGCACATACCAAACCACAGCATGGAGCGATTATCATGGCCCTCATGCCTCTTATCTCAGTGATCATGATTTGGGTACTAAAAAAACAGAAGCCTTCAAACTTCACATTTGGAAGTATCTTTTTTGCTCTTCTCGGTGTTGTCCTTGTAGTTAGTAAAGGCAGCATTACATCATTGGCAGGAGGAGCCCTACTACCTAACTTGGTAATTTTGCTGGGTGCTTTTTGCTGGGTTACTTATACAATCGGCGCATCATATATAGAAGGTTTCTCCTCGCTACGCTATACGGCCATTTCGGCAGGACTCGGCAGCATTACCATAGGGGGCATCTGCTTACTTACCAATATGGCAGGCGTGACTCAAATACCCTCCGCTTCTATTCTTGTAGGAAATATTCTGGAGCTAAGTTATTTGGTAGTATTCGCTGGGGTAGTGGCTGTATTTTCTTGGAATCATGGCATCAAGACCGTTGGGCCAGTGAATGGAGTGTTGTTCATCAATCTGGTTCCAATTACTGCATTTGCGATAGCGTTTTTCAGCGGTGATAGCATTGTTCCTGAAGAGGTATTTGGATCTGCGCTGGTGATCCTGTCCCTGATAGCAAACAACATGTATGCTCGAGGTTGGTTCAACTTCAGGAACAAGACAAGACTGGCTTATTAA
- a CDS encoding Orn/Lys/Arg family decarboxylase, producing MTMTYPIYFYRAAHSAMIKQLISFHTLPLSNLKALSNSRFEDKYLDLMSSNYEMSVTEPFIDSIASLNSVLKDAEKEASRTFDTDSTLFICSGSTVSNQIAVAASCSSESRIIIQKGLHQSFHFTINSTKVKKKTYIDDIEIDETTGKTSLNVKAMLDEIICAEENGNGYDVAIINSQTYEGIQQKLDEILPLLLKHGPSLKKIIIDEAWGAWSNFSTSLSRHCAIDAAKNLRNKYEVDFVVTHSAHKSLFACRQASYLHCIGGEKAIEKLKQMRYRLHTTSPNYRHLTSLDLAQCHARIEGRMFSDRAEANARLLKKLVKEKLTFFSVISSPKADSIAQQNYATSDETKVWLNISELNITGRRLREVLYKEHNIYISRYTESCVLFNIHFGITQENVITLIRALQNVEEKNKWCIGQLREDTISEYFVVPYPPGVPIVVPGERISKVRLQKIKKCIASGVSMKLL from the coding sequence ATGACAATGACTTATCCAATCTATTTTTATCGCGCAGCACATAGTGCAATGATTAAGCAGTTAATTTCCTTCCACACGCTACCTCTTAGTAATCTAAAAGCTCTCAGTAACTCAAGGTTCGAGGATAAATATCTTGACCTTATGTCTTCGAATTATGAAATGAGCGTTACAGAGCCATTCATTGATTCAATAGCTTCATTGAACTCTGTATTAAAGGATGCCGAGAAAGAAGCCTCCAGAACATTCGACACAGATTCAACACTCTTTATATGCTCTGGATCTACAGTTTCAAACCAAATTGCCGTTGCAGCATCTTGCAGCAGTGAAAGCAGAATAATTATACAAAAGGGCCTACATCAATCATTTCATTTCACAATCAATTCGACCAAGGTGAAGAAGAAAACCTACATTGATGATATCGAGATTGATGAGACAACCGGAAAGACATCCCTAAACGTAAAGGCAATGCTTGATGAGATAATATGCGCAGAAGAAAATGGAAATGGCTATGACGTTGCTATTATCAACAGCCAAACTTATGAAGGCATACAGCAAAAACTGGATGAGATACTTCCCCTGCTTCTTAAGCATGGCCCATCTCTCAAGAAGATAATAATCGACGAAGCGTGGGGTGCGTGGTCCAACTTCTCCACTAGCCTTTCACGGCATTGTGCGATTGATGCTGCGAAAAATCTCAGAAATAAATATGAAGTCGATTTTGTAGTCACTCACTCAGCTCACAAGTCGCTATTTGCATGCAGACAAGCAAGTTACTTACATTGCATTGGGGGTGAGAAAGCCATCGAAAAACTCAAACAAATGCGATACCGGCTTCATACTACCTCACCCAACTATAGACACCTCACAAGCCTAGACCTGGCCCAGTGCCATGCTCGTATAGAAGGCAGAATGTTTTCTGACCGGGCGGAAGCCAACGCACGACTTCTTAAAAAATTAGTTAAAGAGAAGCTTACGTTTTTTTCAGTAATTAGCAGTCCCAAAGCAGACTCTATAGCACAGCAAAATTACGCGACTAGTGACGAAACCAAGGTATGGCTAAATATTAGCGAACTGAACATCACTGGCAGACGGTTGCGGGAAGTTCTCTACAAAGAGCACAACATATATATAAGCAGGTACACTGAAAGCTGTGTTCTATTCAACATTCATTTTGGCATCACTCAAGAAAACGTAATCACACTAATACGGGCCCTACAGAATGTTGAGGAAAAAAATAAATGGTGCATCGGCCAGCTTCGTGAGGACACTATATCAGAATACTTTGTAGTACCGTATCCCCCAGGCGTGCCTATTGTAGTGCCCGGAGAAAGAATTTCAAAGGTGAGGCTTCAGAAAATCAAGAAATGTATCGCATCTGGCGTAAGCATGAAATTACTTTGA
- a CDS encoding helix-turn-helix transcriptional regulator yields the protein MKRPRSYSRVTKQTLSILGKLIKAGRLERELTAAELSERAGISRKTLRNIENGEAGTEIGIVFEVATLVGVRLFDVDDRAGAMHNAHLEEKLTLLPKRVRPSRQEVDDDF from the coding sequence ATGAAGCGGCCACGCAGCTACTCCCGCGTCACCAAGCAGACACTCTCGATCCTCGGCAAGCTGATCAAGGCTGGCCGCTTGGAGCGGGAGCTCACTGCTGCCGAACTGTCTGAACGCGCCGGCATCTCGCGTAAGACCCTTCGCAACATCGAAAATGGCGAAGCCGGCACCGAGATCGGCATCGTCTTCGAGGTCGCCACACTTGTTGGCGTGCGGCTGTTCGATGTCGATGACCGGGCAGGTGCGATGCATAACGCCCATCTCGAGGAAAAACTGACGCTGCTGCCGAAGCGGGTTCGTCCGAGCAGGCAGGAGGTCGATGATGACTTCTAG
- a CDS encoding type II toxin-antitoxin system HipA family toxin translates to MTSRLTQPREAYVWIWLPGETQPVVAGRVTQHGDSYSFNYGASYLARDGAIPIYDPELPLRRGLIEPTAGLSMASCLRDASPDAWGRRVIINRLMGDKADAAADAISELTYWLESGSDRIGALDFQHSATEYVPRLKAEASYEELLEAAERIEKGAPLTPALDQALNHGTSIGGARPKALIDHGDRKMIAKFSSSTDIYSVVKAEFIAMKLASACELDVAPVSLTAAVGKDVLLIDRFDRIKSGAGWQRKAMVSALTMLGLDEMMARYASYEDLAEVIRHRFTDPKQTLRELYARIVFNILCGNTDDHARNHAAFWDGRMLSLTPAYDICPQGRTGNEATQAMLIKGENRMSTLHSCLAAAPDFLLNDQQAQAIIENQLVTIAREWDGICERAKLTETDRRLFAGRQFLNSYCVEGLGAAHSTILDGFAAARAQLLS, encoded by the coding sequence ATGACTTCTAGGCTGACGCAGCCACGAGAGGCCTATGTCTGGATCTGGTTACCGGGAGAGACGCAACCCGTGGTGGCCGGTCGCGTCACGCAGCACGGCGATAGCTACAGCTTCAACTATGGCGCCAGCTACCTGGCGCGCGATGGCGCGATCCCGATCTATGACCCCGAACTGCCCCTGCGCCGTGGCCTGATCGAACCGACCGCTGGCCTGTCGATGGCCAGTTGCCTGCGTGACGCCTCGCCCGATGCCTGGGGTCGCCGGGTGATCATCAATCGTTTGATGGGGGACAAAGCCGACGCCGCAGCTGACGCCATCTCCGAACTCACCTATTGGCTCGAATCGGGGTCGGACCGGATCGGCGCCCTCGACTTTCAGCATTCCGCCACGGAATACGTGCCTCGCCTCAAGGCCGAGGCATCTTATGAAGAGTTGCTGGAAGCGGCTGAACGGATCGAGAAGGGTGCCCCGCTGACGCCCGCCCTCGATCAGGCGTTGAACCACGGCACCTCGATCGGCGGCGCCCGCCCGAAGGCCCTGATCGACCATGGCGATCGCAAAATGATCGCCAAATTCTCGTCGAGCACGGACATTTACAGCGTCGTGAAGGCGGAATTCATCGCCATGAAGCTGGCATCTGCATGTGAGCTCGATGTCGCCCCGGTCTCGTTGACCGCGGCGGTCGGCAAGGATGTGCTGCTCATCGATCGCTTCGATCGAATCAAATCAGGGGCTGGCTGGCAGCGAAAAGCGATGGTGTCGGCGCTGACGATGCTCGGCCTTGATGAAATGATGGCGCGCTATGCGTCTTACGAAGACCTTGCCGAAGTCATCCGTCACCGCTTCACCGACCCCAAGCAAACGCTGCGCGAGCTCTACGCTCGGATCGTCTTCAATATCCTGTGCGGCAACACGGACGATCATGCTCGCAACCATGCCGCGTTCTGGGACGGCAGGATGCTCTCGTTGACCCCGGCCTATGACATCTGCCCGCAGGGGCGAACGGGCAACGAGGCGACGCAGGCGATGCTGATCAAGGGCGAAAACCGTATGAGTACGCTGCACAGCTGCCTCGCGGCCGCCCCGGACTTCCTGCTCAATGACCAACAGGCCCAGGCCATCATCGAGAACCAACTCGTCACGATAGCCCGTGAATGGGACGGGATCTGCGAGCGAGCCAAACTGACCGAGACCGACCGCAGGCTTTTTGCCGGCCGACAGTTTCTGAACAGCTACTGCGTCGAAGGTCTCGGGGCCGCGCATAGCACGATACTGGATGGCTTTGCTGCCGCACGCGCGCAGTTACTCAGCTGA
- a CDS encoding ATP-dependent nuclease — protein sequence MLINKIKIYGYRVYNQFILEPNQKINLIVGANEAGKSTLMEAITLALTGRVNGRYASEELNPYWFNTIMVNDFLCKLQGGMNPPLPEIRIELFFGDRAELQQLCGAINTDVPTTACPGISMRAYPNTDYASEIDEWKKNPSHLLPVEYYVLDWRSFADEKITRRPRQLSTAVIDSRTVRSLSGVDYHLRQILGDHLDPAERAEISLAFRQMKASMSETSLSGVNDRIGGLHAALHDRPMALAMDQSARTSWESSVIPHVDNVPFSMSGQGQQAAIKISLAMSRHSGATNFVMVEEPENHLTHTSLTTLISRIRSLASNEQQLFVTTHSSFVLNRLGLDALLLVENSLQSRIPDLDPETVSYFQKLPGYDTLRMILAKKVVLVEGPSDEIIFERIFNDLHGKQPMECGIDVLSMRGLSLRRCLELCASVDKKVAALRDNDGASPEELSQAVQSWLKEGKREIFIGKVEHGETLEPQLIHHNGESSLRKILGIRADADLATWMKREKTEGAIRIASTSEDVQPPEYMVDAARFIYG from the coding sequence GTGTTGATAAACAAAATAAAGATTTACGGCTACCGCGTTTATAATCAGTTCATATTGGAGCCGAACCAGAAGATAAACTTAATCGTCGGCGCAAACGAGGCCGGAAAGTCGACTCTCATGGAAGCGATCACGCTGGCTCTAACAGGACGTGTAAACGGTCGTTATGCCTCAGAGGAACTCAATCCGTACTGGTTCAATACGATAATGGTTAACGACTTTCTTTGCAAGCTTCAAGGTGGCATGAACCCCCCACTTCCAGAAATACGAATTGAGTTGTTCTTCGGCGATCGCGCAGAGTTACAGCAGCTATGCGGGGCAATTAATACCGACGTACCAACCACCGCTTGTCCTGGAATTTCCATGAGAGCATATCCAAATACAGATTATGCTTCAGAAATTGACGAGTGGAAGAAAAATCCATCGCATCTTCTTCCAGTAGAATATTACGTTCTTGATTGGCGGTCTTTTGCCGACGAAAAGATTACGCGCCGCCCGAGACAACTATCAACGGCAGTGATTGATTCTCGCACCGTACGGTCGTTATCTGGCGTTGATTATCACTTGCGCCAAATTCTTGGCGACCATCTAGACCCAGCGGAGCGAGCCGAGATATCGCTAGCTTTTAGACAAATGAAAGCTTCAATGTCAGAAACTTCGCTGAGTGGCGTCAATGATCGTATAGGAGGGCTCCATGCCGCCCTTCACGACCGACCAATGGCATTGGCTATGGATCAAAGCGCTCGCACTTCGTGGGAGAGCTCAGTCATCCCGCACGTCGATAATGTGCCGTTTTCCATGTCGGGACAAGGCCAACAAGCAGCTATCAAGATTTCGCTGGCCATGAGTCGTCATTCAGGGGCGACAAACTTTGTGATGGTAGAGGAACCCGAGAACCATCTTACACACACTAGCCTTACGACCCTGATTTCACGCATACGCTCTTTAGCGAGCAATGAACAGCAACTGTTCGTGACAACCCATAGTTCTTTCGTTCTCAATCGGCTGGGGCTCGATGCTCTCTTGCTCGTGGAAAACAGCCTGCAAAGCAGAATTCCCGACTTAGATCCAGAAACTGTTTCGTACTTCCAGAAACTCCCAGGTTACGATACCCTTCGTATGATACTGGCCAAAAAAGTTGTGCTAGTGGAAGGGCCCTCGGATGAAATAATTTTTGAGCGTATTTTTAATGACTTGCACGGAAAGCAACCGATGGAATGTGGAATTGACGTGCTTAGCATGCGCGGCTTATCGTTGAGACGTTGCTTGGAATTATGTGCCTCAGTCGACAAAAAGGTAGCGGCACTAAGGGATAATGACGGGGCCTCTCCAGAAGAGCTAAGTCAAGCTGTTCAGTCATGGCTGAAGGAAGGTAAGCGCGAAATATTCATTGGCAAAGTAGAGCACGGTGAAACACTTGAGCCGCAACTCATTCACCACAATGGTGAGTCTTCACTTCGGAAAATTCTTGGCATTAGAGCGGATGCTGACCTTGCGACTTGGATGAAGCGCGAAAAGACGGAGGGTGCAATCAGGATCGCGAGTACATCGGAGGACGTTCAGCCTCCGGAATATATGGTGGATGCAGCTCGTTTTATCTATGGCTAA
- a CDS encoding UvrD-helicase domain-containing protein: MQLVLSMANYLTLAVAGSRKTQGVVEYCASLSSDRRVLVLTYTQTNQAELRSRLAQLAGGHLGVDVLGWFTFLLRHFARPFLPFKFPSERALGFNFDGRPHRMAKGKSRFIDSKGAIYGCELGRLSHELVSASKGKLVQRLECIYDEIIIDEVQDLSAYDWEIIDVLLSSSVDVRMVGDIRQSVLATNPRSRMNKRYAYAEAINWFREREKEGALEIEENVITWRCHPRIAEFSDIIFDPSWSFPKTESRNEKVTSHDGVFLIESKHVDEYVANFKPQCLRSTANSGKAYSLNYLNFRLAKGATYERVLIVPTIDIAKFLRTGAYLSPTPAASFYVAVTRAAQSVAIVMDNPGGSTLPYWQP; this comes from the coding sequence ATGCAGCTCGTTTTATCTATGGCTAATTATCTAACGCTCGCGGTTGCCGGATCGCGAAAAACACAAGGTGTAGTAGAATACTGCGCATCGCTTTCTAGCGACCGACGCGTTTTGGTTTTGACGTATACGCAAACTAATCAGGCCGAATTGCGTAGTCGGCTCGCGCAGCTTGCTGGTGGCCACCTTGGAGTGGATGTGCTGGGATGGTTTACTTTTCTTTTGCGACATTTTGCTCGTCCGTTCTTGCCATTTAAATTCCCTTCCGAGAGAGCTCTTGGCTTTAATTTCGATGGCCGACCCCACAGAATGGCGAAGGGCAAGAGTCGCTTTATTGATTCGAAAGGTGCTATCTATGGTTGCGAATTAGGTCGCTTATCTCATGAGCTGGTTTCGGCTAGTAAGGGAAAACTAGTGCAGCGATTGGAATGTATCTACGATGAAATTATAATAGATGAAGTGCAGGATCTCAGTGCTTATGACTGGGAGATCATTGACGTTCTGCTCTCTTCGTCAGTAGATGTTCGTATGGTTGGTGATATTCGCCAATCTGTGCTCGCGACGAATCCTCGTAGCAGAATGAATAAGAGATATGCTTACGCCGAAGCGATAAATTGGTTTCGCGAGCGCGAGAAAGAGGGGGCGTTAGAGATAGAAGAGAACGTCATTACTTGGCGTTGCCACCCCAGAATTGCGGAATTTTCTGACATAATTTTCGACCCAAGTTGGTCGTTTCCGAAAACTGAGTCAAGAAATGAAAAAGTTACTTCGCATGATGGTGTCTTCCTCATCGAAAGCAAACATGTCGATGAATATGTCGCCAATTTTAAACCGCAATGTCTGCGTAGTACGGCGAATTCCGGTAAAGCCTATAGTCTTAACTATTTGAATTTTAGGCTTGCAAAGGGGGCGACTTATGAGCGCGTTCTAATAGTGCCGACGATTGATATCGCCAAGTTTTTGCGTACGGGGGCCTACTTGTCTCCCACGCCAGCAGCTAGTTTCTACGTCGCTGTGACCCGGGCGGCACAAAGCGTGGCGATTGTCATGGATAATCCAGGTGGGTCTACTCTTCCCTATTGGCAACCTTAG
- a CDS encoding glycosyltransferase family 32 protein: MPSDSNSSDHHHKRSEFIRKLIQEKQKAQFTRNGAHGIPKTIVQFWHDLSELPEDVAECITSWSQWENRGFAHRLFDRQSAEDFISRTLSYEHVLAFGRCYHPAMQADYFRLCYIFVEGGLYVDADDVCIATDISLLFHGSQLKVQPLCYDIDSDSMVGPEDFLKQSPEPKNWIFYVNNNPLVGRKGDPIVERSLMRSTRQLNDADRGDLLEIQSATGPGNLSRTIFEMGAASDIEGDLLILKDWEATAISKWPLSYRNDARNWRHSNQKSFDVSEGRVK, encoded by the coding sequence ATGCCATCCGATTCCAACAGTTCCGATCATCATCATAAGCGTTCAGAATTCATTCGAAAATTGATTCAGGAAAAACAAAAAGCGCAATTCACGAGGAATGGTGCCCACGGCATACCTAAGACGATCGTACAGTTTTGGCATGATCTTTCAGAGCTTCCGGAAGACGTAGCAGAATGCATCACGTCTTGGTCTCAGTGGGAAAACCGCGGCTTTGCACATAGGCTTTTCGATAGGCAGAGTGCCGAAGATTTTATCAGTCGTACGCTCAGTTATGAGCACGTACTGGCGTTTGGTCGCTGCTACCACCCTGCCATGCAAGCCGATTATTTTCGACTGTGTTACATATTCGTAGAAGGTGGGCTGTACGTCGACGCTGATGATGTTTGCATTGCCACAGACATTAGTCTTTTATTTCACGGTTCGCAGCTCAAAGTCCAACCGCTTTGCTATGACATCGATTCGGACTCAATGGTTGGGCCTGAAGATTTTTTAAAGCAATCGCCTGAGCCTAAAAACTGGATTTTCTATGTCAATAATAATCCGCTTGTCGGCAGAAAAGGAGACCCTATCGTAGAACGATCTTTGATGCGATCGACGCGACAATTAAATGACGCAGATAGGGGCGATCTTCTTGAAATCCAGTCGGCAACCGGTCCAGGGAACTTGTCAAGGACTATCTTTGAGATGGGTGCAGCCTCGGATATTGAAGGTGATTTATTGATCCTGAAAGACTGGGAAGCGACTGCAATTTCAAAGTGGCCACTCAGCTACCGCAATGACGCGCGGAACTGGCGTCATTCAAATCAAAAGTCGTTTGACGTATCAGAAGGGCGTGTGAAATGA
- a CDS encoding glycosyltransferase family 25 protein, which yields MNLSRPLHGAQRLVHSLLIKCRTLLPRQRCVAFGPISEIGSSQINDIYVINLDRQPDRLTAVHCELARILDAADNPLTRRLIRHPAFDAQADGFVGSDIPELVSCYTLSDQLFVEPQPQTLPAGFDLDRPIDISDAEAAIARSHVDVWKKIATSNSSYALVLEDDVLFDHRFGSLVDKAWGELLEATCRVPCD from the coding sequence ATGAATCTCTCACGACCTCTGCATGGCGCACAGCGTCTGGTTCATTCACTACTGATAAAATGCCGCACTTTGCTGCCTCGGCAGCGGTGTGTTGCATTTGGCCCGATTAGTGAGATAGGTAGTTCACAGATCAATGACATTTACGTCATCAATCTGGACCGACAGCCTGATCGCTTGACAGCCGTTCATTGCGAGCTTGCCCGCATTTTAGACGCGGCTGACAATCCCCTTACACGACGATTGATTCGGCACCCGGCATTTGACGCACAGGCGGACGGCTTCGTAGGGAGCGATATACCTGAGTTAGTTTCTTGCTACACTCTATCTGATCAACTGTTTGTTGAGCCGCAGCCTCAGACACTCCCGGCTGGATTCGACCTGGATCGTCCAATTGATATTAGCGATGCAGAGGCTGCTATTGCCCGATCGCATGTAGACGTCTGGAAAAAAATTGCAACATCGAACTCGTCGTATGCGCTCGTGCTAGAGGACGACGTGTTATTCGATCACCGCTTCGGGAGCCTCGTCGATAAAGCGTGGGGTGAACTTTTGGAGGCTACTTGTCGGGTCCCGTGTGATTGA
- a CDS encoding IS481 family transposase, producing the protein MDIKLHKQATTTPKIRAEIQAAPSSISDSELARQYGVAVSTIRRWRYRDDVQDRPHTRHNLLATLTSEQEEVLIAAREFLRLGLDDLLVVAREFLNPGLSRSGLHRMLKRREVPTLAELSRRDAGDDEKPRHKPFKDYEPGYVHIDIKHLPRMPDEEQKRYLYVAIDRATRWVHLEVRRSQSAKDARAFMKRVEEKAPFQVQTVLTDNGKSFTDRFTRAGERKPSGNHPFDQECQALGIEHRLIKPGRPQTNGMVERFNGRISDVLATRRYTSGEDLEQTLKRYTWLYNHHIPQKALHHQSPIAMMKEWQTKRPELFTKRVVNHTGPDK; encoded by the coding sequence ATGGACATCAAGCTACATAAACAGGCGACCACCACTCCGAAGATCCGGGCCGAGATCCAGGCAGCGCCTTCCAGCATCAGCGACAGCGAGCTAGCACGCCAGTACGGCGTCGCCGTCTCGACCATCCGGCGCTGGCGGTACCGTGACGATGTCCAGGACCGACCGCACACGCGTCACAACCTGCTGGCCACGCTCACTTCCGAACAGGAAGAGGTGCTGATCGCGGCGCGCGAATTCCTGCGCCTCGGCCTGGATGATCTGCTCGTCGTGGCGCGTGAGTTCCTCAATCCTGGCTTGTCGCGTTCTGGTCTGCATCGCATGCTCAAGCGGCGCGAGGTGCCGACACTGGCAGAGCTGTCTAGACGGGACGCGGGCGACGATGAGAAACCCCGGCACAAGCCCTTCAAAGATTATGAGCCGGGCTACGTGCACATCGACATCAAGCACCTGCCCCGGATGCCCGATGAGGAGCAAAAACGCTACCTGTACGTCGCCATCGATCGCGCCACGCGCTGGGTCCATCTGGAGGTGAGACGCAGCCAGTCCGCGAAGGATGCGCGGGCGTTCATGAAGCGGGTGGAGGAGAAGGCTCCCTTCCAGGTCCAGACGGTACTGACCGACAACGGCAAGTCATTCACCGATCGCTTCACGCGGGCGGGGGAGCGCAAGCCCAGCGGGAATCACCCGTTTGACCAAGAGTGCCAGGCCCTTGGTATCGAGCACCGTCTGATCAAGCCGGGAAGACCGCAGACAAACGGCATGGTGGAGCGCTTCAACGGCCGTATCAGCGATGTGCTGGCGACTCGGCGCTATACCTCAGGCGAGGACCTGGAGCAGACGCTCAAACGCTACACCTGGCTGTACAATCACCACATCCCGCAGAAGGCGCTGCACCATCAATCACCGATTGCGATGATGAAGGAATGGCAGACCAAGCGTCCTGAGTTATTTACCAAGCGGGTAGTCAATCACACGGGACCCGACAAGTAG